The following coding sequences are from one Gossypium hirsutum isolate 1008001.06 chromosome A12, Gossypium_hirsutum_v2.1, whole genome shotgun sequence window:
- the LOC107948167 gene encoding auxin response factor 18, with the protein MAQPEGIPRETGLGVDDLYPELWKLCAGPLVEIPHVQERVFYFPQGHIEQLEASTNQELNYEAPLFNLSSKILCRVLHVQLLAEQETEEVYAQITLQPEPDQSELTSPDPFPTEVPKREVLSFCKILTASDTSTHGGFSVLRKHATECLPPLDMNQATPTQELTAKDLHGYEWRFKHIFRGQPRRHLLTTGWSTFVTSKRLVAGDAFVFLRGDNGELRVGVRRLGNQQSTMPSSVISSQSMHLGVLATAAHAVTTQTLFVVYYKPRTSQFIIGVSKYLEAINNRFSVGMRFKMGFEGEDSPERRFTGTIVGVGDASPHWSESKWRSLKIQWDEPAMIQRPERVSPWEIKPFSASASINLIQPAVKSKRPRPVYIPASETTTNSTGSAFWCHGSTKSHELARAGSIAEVQSSESSQVVWPMRQNEADAGYNLRTLLENAWPPSSLVNVSLNFFRNPADASPVELRTSKDVMRDQVEKGKKLEISTGCRLFGFNLTNSNSAVSGTVIAPSHIDENPETFQSPKQQKQNASETSTKEIKAKHGTTSSTRTRTKVQMQGIAVGRAIDLTLLKGYDDLINELEKMFDIEGELRHRTKWSVVFTDNEGDMMLVGDDPWVEFCKMVRKIFIYSVDEVKKINARCKFQASSLEGEGTVVSLGSEHRSET; encoded by the exons ATGGCTCAACCAGAAGGTATTCCAAGGGAAACAG GTTTGGGTGTTGATGATCTGTATCCAGAACTATGGAAATTATGTGCAGGCCCTTTAGTGGAGATTCCTCATGTTCAAGAAAGAGTCTTTTATTTCCCTCAGGGTCACATTGAACAA TTAGAAGCATCAACTAATCAAGAACTTAACTATGAAGCCCCACTGTTTAATCTTTCTTCAAAGATTCTATGTCGTGTTCTTCATGTCCAGTTACTG GCTGAACAAGAAACAGAAGAGGTTTATGCACAAATAACTTTACAGCCTGAACCAGAT CAAAGTGAACTGACCAGTCCGGATCCGTTCCCGACCGAGGTTCCGAAGAGGGAAGTTCTTTCCTTTTGTAAGATTTTAACTGCGTCGGATACGAGTACTCATGGAGGGTTTTCCGTTCTACGGAAACATGCCACTGAGTGCTTGCCTCCATTG GATATGAATCAAGCTACCCCGACACAAGAATTAACCGCGAAAGATCTTCACGGATATGAGTGGCGGTTTAAGCATATATTTAGGG GACAACCTCGGAGACATTTACTTACGACGGGGTGGAGCACATTTGTGACTTCGAAAAGATTGGTTGCGGGAGACGCATTCGTGTTTCTAAG AGGTGATAACGGAGAATTAAGAGTTGGGGTTCGCCGGCTCGGTAATCAACAAAGCACAATGCCTTCGTCGGTCATATCAAGCCAAAGCATGCATTTAGGAGTGCTCGCTACTGCTGCTCATGCTGTTACGACTCAGACCCTCTTTGTTGTGTACTACAAGCCGAG GACAAGCCAATTCATAATAGGAGTAAGTAAGTATCTCGAAGCTATTAACAACAGATTCTCTGTTGGTATGCGTTTCAAGATGGGATTCGAGGGCGAAGATTCCCCTGAGAGAAG GTTCACTGGTACCATAGTCGGGGTTGGAGATGCTTCCCCACATTGGTCAGAATCTAAATGGCGGTCCTTGAAG ATTCAATGGGATGAACCTGCAATGATACAAAGGCCGGAACGAGTTTCCCCTTGGGAAATAAAGCCATTCTCGGCTTCTGCTTCTATAAACCTCATACAACCAGCTGTAAAGAGCAAAAGACCACGACCGGTTTATATTCCAGCTTCTG AAACGACTACAAATTCAACCGGTTCAGCCTTTTGGTGTCACGGGTCAACCAAATCTCATGAACTAGCCCGAGCAGGAAGCATAGCTGAAGTCCAAAGCAGTGAAAGCAGCCAAGTTGTTTGGCCTATGAGACAGAATGAAGCCGATGCAGGTTATAACTTGAGGACTCTGCTCGAAAATGCTTGGCCACCTTCCTCTCTCGTGAACGTCTCTCTAAACTTTTTCCGCAATCCAGCGGATGCGTCTCCTGTTGAATTGAGGACAAGCAAGGACGTTATGCGCGACCAAGttgaaaaaggaaagaaactcGAGATTTCCACAGGCTGCCGTTTGTTCGGGTTCAATTTGACAAATAGTAATAGTGCAGTCAGTGGAACCGTTATAGCTCCGTCCCATATTGATGAAAATCCCGAAACTTTTCAGTCACCAAAGCAGCAAAAGCAAAATGCATCAGAGACATCAACCAAGGAGATAAAGGCTAAGCACGGTACCACTTCTTCTACAAGAACTCGTACTAAG GTTCAAATGCAAGGGATTGCAGTCGGTCGTGCTATTGACTTAACCCTATTAAAAGGATACGATGACCTCATAAATGAGCTAGAGAAAATGTTCGATATTGAGGGAGAGCTTCGTCACCGTACTAAATGGTCTGTCGTTTTTACTGACAATGAAGGTGATATGATGCTTGTGGGTGACGATCCTTGGGT gGAATTTTGTAAGATGGTGAGAAAGATATTCATATATTCGGTAGACGAGGTGAAGAAGATTAACGCGAGATGCAAATTTCAAGCCTCGTCTTTAGAAGGCGAAGGCACTGTTGTAAGCTTGGGTTCAGAGCATAGGTCTGAAACATGA
- the LOC121210903 gene encoding uncharacterized protein At4g00950, translating into MTFLRLPFSYVKNSSPLLFAYINKSFSHHFYLYKETMGSKAEKEWSSTSKLPLFSSPHAHMQSPEKQWVLTPPHHALASVPFRWEEEPGKPKPCCTTTLTTTYDLGRKCLELPPRLLILDAAKNIAGGKLYSPTTVLDGPYMGKARFQSSSFRIGNECYGSFRSGSFSPENMVVHGGGGGGAMVVSSKRVKRDKGFLGSRRKDVFPSFGDEYGSSFNTLSRSKSHFWGSIYQGLKQVVTWSKRGKKDRFMA; encoded by the exons ATGACTTTCCTTCGTCTCCCCTTTTCATACGTTAAAAACTCGTCGCCACTCCTTTTTGCTTATATAAACAAATCATTTAGTCACCATTTTTATTTATACAAAGAAACCATGGGATCCAAAGCAGAGAAAGAATGGAGTTCCACATCAAAGCTACCATTATTTTCATCCCCACATGCACACATGCAATCACCGGAAAAACAATGGGTTTTAACCCCACCACACCATGCTTTAGCCTCGGTTCCGTTCCGATGGGAAGAAGAACCAGGGAAACCCAAACCATGTTGCACAACAACACTCACCACTACTTATGACTTGGGTCGAAAGTGCTTGGAATTGCCTCCTAGGTTGCTGATACTGGATGCTGCTAAGAACATCGCCGGCGGCAAGCTTTATTCGCCGACCACGGTGTTGGATGGTCCTTATATGGGCAAGGCTAGGTTTCAGTCTTCTTCTTTTAGGATAGGAAATGAGTGTTATGGGTCGTTTCGTAGTGGTAGTTTTAGTCCTGAGAATATGGTGGTGcacggtggtggtggtggtggtgccATGGTGGTTAGTAGCAAGAGAGTGAAGAGAGATAAAGGGTTTCTTGGTTCTCGAAGAAAGGATGTGTTCCCATCTtttggagatgaatatggtagcaGCTTTAACACTCTTTCTCGTTCCAAATCTCATTTCTGG GGAAGTATCTATCAAGGCTTAAAGCAAGTGGTTACATGGAGCAAAAGGGGAAAGAAGGATAGGTTTATGGCCTGA